One segment of Erigeron canadensis isolate Cc75 chromosome 2, C_canadensis_v1, whole genome shotgun sequence DNA contains the following:
- the LOC122588298 gene encoding uncharacterized protein LOC122588298, producing the protein MDISDQIGRALEKYTPLLLKRLNQTMEGAMNDHIAQMIREEVALNVQREFEKRDGKGKGKKDNEDEEVEVKGEKFHKKKFSFKDFDVCHPPEYHGDRNPIVCTRWVSEIEGSFRTSQCPEDLKVVYAVSMLRDKAKRWWDNLLLVKKGALDSVDWPEFKAMFYKEFRSEAEVTRLRSEFLNDSQGTLSLTEFRAQFLDKAQFCPEFLENEQLMKKQFYMKLKKRLRERISLRQMESFSMLCDVARDYEIEQTRVDENEVNRKYDGDNSPNKRFKQDGASGSNTFRRNAPFCKTCKRNYHGSCREKACYNCGKTGHVVEIVDRSPISPSFALSVLKRDI; encoded by the coding sequence ATGGACATTTCCGACCAAATTGGAAGGGCGTTGGAGAAATACACTCCACTTTTACTTAAAaggctaaaccaaacaatggaAGGGGCTATGAATGATCATATAGCCCAGATGATTAGAGAGGAGGTGGCTCTAAATGTTCAACGGGAATTTGAAAAGAGAGATGGAAAAGGGAAGGGTAAGAAGGACAATGAAGATGAGGAGGTGGAAGtaaagggggagaagttccacAAGAAGAAGTTCTCTTTTAAGGATTTTGATGTGTGTCACCCTCCTGAATATCATGGTGACCGCAACCCCATTGTTTGTACCAGATGGGTGTCGGAGATTGAAGGGTCTTTTCGCACCAGTCAATGCCCTGAAGATCTTAAAGTGGTGTATGCTGTGAGCATGTTGAGGGATAAAGCAAAGAGATGGTGGGACAATTTATTGTTGGTGAAGAAGGGAGCACTTGATAGCGTGGATTGGCCTGAGTTCAAAGCCATGTTCTATAAAGAATTTAGATCAGAGGCGGAGGTGACTAGGTTGAGGAGTGAATTCCTCAATGATTCTCAAGGAACCCTTAGTTTGACGGAGTTTCGTGCCCAATTTCTTGATAAGGCACAATTCTGTCCCGAGTTTTTAGAGAATGAGCAATTGATGAAGAAGCAGTTTTAtatgaagttgaagaagagacTGAGGGAGAGGATTAGTTTACGTCAAATGGAGTCTTTCTCCATGTTGTGTGATGTGGCTCGAGATTACGAGATCGAGCAAACTAGAGTTGACGAGAATGAGGTGAATAGAAAGTATGATGGGGATAATTCACCGAATAAAAGGTTTAAACAAGATGGTGCTTCCGGTAGTAATACCTTTAGAAGAAATGCTCCCTTTTGCAAAACTTGCAAGAGAAATTATCATGGCTCGTGTAGGGAGAAAGCTTGTTACAACTGTGGGAAGACGGGCCATGTGGTCGAGATTGTAGATCGAAGCCCCATAAGCCCCTCATTTGCTTTAAGTGTTTTGAAGAGGGACATATGA